The following coding sequences lie in one Klebsiella huaxiensis genomic window:
- a CDS encoding MFS transporter produces the protein MESSVLSPRRWWFIMPVVFITYSLAFLDKANYSFAAAAGINDDLGISKGLSSLIGALFFLGYFLFQIPGGILAERTSVRKLLAFSLIIWGICATATGMVHSIPTLIAIRFALGVVEAVVMPSLLVLTARWFSKKERSKANTIFLLGNPITILWMSILSGYLIDNWGWRHMFIVQGAPAIAWAVAWYLLIRDRPADVSWLNKGEKQAIEQTLQAEQQQKPAMTSYGMVFRSANVIKLAGWLFLQSIGYYGFLMWLPSIIRASSTSMSHTGWLASLPYGLAVVFMLLAAWLSDKYQQRVPFIVWPIAVAAVCFAILSATGTDHFWLSYSLLTIAGICMYIPFGSFFASIADVLPSSMVGGATGLINCCGSLGAFLGAYLVGYLNALTDSTTTSYILMAVCLLGCAILGKSICMPAAHDTTSKKQLSV, from the coding sequence ATGGAAAGCTCCGTGCTATCCCCTCGCCGCTGGTGGTTTATTATGCCGGTGGTATTTATTACATACAGTTTAGCCTTCCTTGATAAAGCAAATTATAGTTTCGCCGCTGCGGCGGGAATCAATGATGACCTGGGTATTAGTAAGGGTCTGTCATCTTTAATTGGCGCTTTATTTTTCTTAGGTTATTTTTTATTTCAGATTCCAGGAGGAATTCTGGCCGAACGCACAAGCGTGCGAAAACTATTAGCCTTTAGTCTTATTATTTGGGGTATTTGCGCAACGGCAACCGGGATGGTGCATAGTATTCCGACGCTGATTGCCATTCGTTTTGCGCTTGGCGTGGTGGAGGCTGTTGTGATGCCTTCTTTGCTGGTACTGACCGCCCGCTGGTTTAGCAAAAAAGAGCGATCGAAAGCGAATACTATCTTCCTGCTTGGCAACCCGATAACTATTCTGTGGATGTCTATTCTTTCAGGCTACCTGATTGATAACTGGGGTTGGCGACATATGTTTATCGTACAGGGTGCGCCCGCTATCGCCTGGGCGGTAGCCTGGTACCTGTTGATTCGCGATCGCCCGGCGGATGTTTCATGGTTAAATAAAGGTGAGAAACAGGCTATTGAACAAACATTACAGGCTGAGCAACAGCAAAAACCAGCGATGACCAGCTACGGGATGGTTTTCCGTTCGGCAAACGTCATCAAGCTGGCAGGTTGGTTATTCCTGCAAAGTATTGGCTATTACGGCTTCCTGATGTGGTTACCGTCGATTATCCGTGCCTCATCGACGTCAATGTCTCATACCGGTTGGCTGGCTTCGTTGCCTTACGGTCTGGCTGTAGTCTTTATGCTACTTGCTGCCTGGCTAAGCGATAAATACCAGCAGCGCGTACCGTTTATCGTCTGGCCGATTGCTGTGGCCGCAGTTTGCTTTGCCATTTTGTCCGCGACCGGTACCGACCATTTTTGGCTCTCTTATTCGCTGCTGACCATCGCCGGAATCTGCATGTATATTCCGTTTGGTTCATTTTTCGCCTCGATTGCCGATGTTCTGCCAAGCTCAATGGTTGGTGGCGCGACAGGTTTGATTAACTGCTGCGGTTCACTCGGAGCATTCCTCGGCGCTTATCTTGTGGGATACCTGAATGCATTAACTGATTCAACAACCACTTCTTACATTCTGATGGCAGTGTGTCTGCTTGGTTGTGCAATCTTAGGTAAGTCTATTTGCATGCCTGCGGCGCATGATACAACGTCAAAAAAACAGCTGTCGGTATAA
- a CDS encoding enoyl-CoA hydratase/isomerase family protein, with the protein MSVLNIDRAGHCFTLTLNRPEKRNALSKALLQELRDALHTLRDEPELKILLIRGAGDKAFSAGADIKEQTGFTPAQAYDHMRWGQQIFDEIEYFPMPTIAVVDGFALGGGLELALACDMRFASTRASFGNPEINLGNHPGWGGTQRLPRLVGQSLAREIMFSGLPVTAERALQIGLINQLFSPEHLDDGVNQYVAAVCQHYSPALRTLKEVVQAADSSDLEQGQQIEASGVSRLWGAAAQKEAQNAFFNKS; encoded by the coding sequence ATGAGCGTATTAAACATAGACCGTGCTGGTCACTGTTTCACACTGACCCTCAATCGCCCGGAAAAACGCAACGCGTTAAGTAAAGCCTTACTTCAGGAATTGCGCGATGCGTTACATACTCTGCGCGATGAACCCGAGCTTAAAATATTGCTTATTCGCGGTGCAGGTGACAAGGCATTTAGCGCGGGGGCCGATATTAAAGAACAGACCGGATTTACGCCTGCACAAGCCTACGACCATATGCGCTGGGGACAACAGATCTTCGATGAAATCGAATATTTCCCGATGCCAACCATCGCAGTAGTTGATGGCTTTGCCCTCGGCGGCGGGCTTGAACTGGCATTAGCCTGCGATATGCGCTTCGCCTCAACGCGCGCCAGCTTCGGTAACCCGGAAATTAATCTTGGCAACCATCCTGGCTGGGGTGGCACACAGCGCCTCCCCCGTCTCGTAGGTCAATCTCTGGCGAGAGAAATTATGTTTAGCGGGCTGCCAGTCACTGCCGAGCGGGCCTTACAGATAGGCCTCATCAACCAGCTATTTTCTCCCGAACATCTGGATGATGGCGTAAATCAATATGTCGCTGCGGTGTGTCAGCACTATTCACCCGCACTGCGTACCCTGAAGGAAGTTGTTCAGGCGGCGGATAGCAGCGACCTCGAACAAGGCCAGCAGATCGAAGCCAGCGGCGTTAGCCGCCTCTGGGGAGCTGCGGCGCAAAAAGAGGCACAGAACGCTTTCTTTAATAAATCCTGA
- a CDS encoding GntR family transcriptional regulator, which produces MCYTYNISVLQRNRGRALSLPNESEGNYSLLDVSSPVPLFHQLRDLLENWFHQSFNVEDDLPTEKEITEKFGVSRITVRRALDALISENIVVRPKSRGRLRLRKLPPVQRLNRLRGFFTDDLLAAGMKPSTRTINFSRIVNERVNAELKLPADSECFCIERLHYAAEQPIAHQVSWVPVALLPELETYDLSHSLMTLFDKSLPHPIYKGEQQLQVRNSTIEESLHLGLPVGSAIISVSRVAFMDNDQAAEYFVATMNPKFYQFSMTVYADD; this is translated from the coding sequence ATGTGCTATACATATAACATTAGTGTATTACAGAGAAATCGAGGTCGTGCTTTGTCGTTACCAAATGAATCTGAAGGAAATTATTCCCTGCTGGACGTCTCAAGCCCGGTTCCGCTCTTCCATCAACTACGTGATTTGCTGGAAAACTGGTTCCATCAATCCTTCAACGTAGAGGACGATCTCCCTACGGAAAAAGAAATCACTGAGAAATTTGGCGTCAGCCGTATTACCGTCAGGCGCGCGCTCGATGCGCTGATTAGTGAAAATATCGTGGTTCGGCCAAAATCACGCGGCAGACTACGCTTGCGGAAATTACCGCCGGTCCAGCGTTTAAATCGTCTGCGCGGATTCTTTACCGATGATCTTCTGGCTGCGGGTATGAAACCTTCAACCAGGACAATTAACTTTAGTCGGATAGTCAATGAACGGGTAAACGCAGAACTGAAGCTGCCCGCAGACTCGGAGTGCTTTTGCATTGAACGGCTGCACTACGCTGCCGAGCAGCCAATTGCTCACCAGGTATCTTGGGTTCCGGTCGCGTTATTGCCTGAACTTGAAACCTATGATTTATCTCACTCCCTGATGACGCTATTTGATAAATCGCTCCCGCATCCGATTTATAAAGGTGAGCAGCAGCTGCAGGTGAGAAATTCAACAATTGAAGAGTCTCTCCACCTTGGATTGCCGGTTGGCTCCGCCATTATTTCGGTCTCACGAGTAGCCTTTATGGATAACGATCAAGCGGCTGAATATTTCGTCGCCACTATGAATCCCAAATTCTATCAGTTTTCAATGACGGTATATGCCGATGACTAA
- a CDS encoding glycoside hydrolase family 88 protein, producing MDWLDTAITVCTRKAQRNAAKFTDFPHVTEQGKYGFTPDGVWTGGFWAGVLWLSWQHTQDPQLLERATYFTQRLLPRAQDACNHDLGFMFYPGAITGWRLTGNEEWKQAAIQAAHSLAAQFNPLGGFIPGWGFFGGKEWSNSVLIDTLMNLPLLVWAVKQGAAPELLNVVRIHTQKALSHHLRANGSVYHVFHFDENGNGVRGDTYQGLRADSCWARGQGWAVAGLAMLAAELDDAVYLAAAEKVANFIIDNLPSDHIPQWDYDADADSPKDASAGAISAYGLLRLYKLTGKDRYKSAAVLMLQALSRDCLLEEHEGILAHSTADLPHGLGIDQATGYGDYYFLKALMELKNL from the coding sequence ATGGACTGGCTAGATACAGCTATCACCGTTTGTACACGTAAAGCACAGCGCAATGCGGCAAAATTTACCGATTTTCCCCATGTTACAGAGCAGGGGAAATACGGCTTCACTCCTGACGGCGTGTGGACAGGTGGCTTCTGGGCTGGAGTCTTGTGGTTGAGCTGGCAGCACACTCAGGATCCGCAACTGCTGGAACGCGCAACGTACTTCACCCAGCGCTTACTGCCGCGCGCGCAGGATGCCTGTAATCATGATTTGGGCTTTATGTTTTATCCTGGCGCCATTACCGGCTGGCGGCTGACAGGAAATGAAGAATGGAAGCAGGCGGCGATTCAGGCTGCGCACAGCCTGGCGGCTCAGTTTAATCCGCTGGGGGGATTTATTCCCGGCTGGGGATTCTTCGGCGGTAAAGAGTGGTCGAACAGTGTGCTGATCGATACCCTGATGAACCTGCCGCTGTTGGTCTGGGCGGTTAAGCAGGGAGCTGCTCCTGAATTGCTTAACGTGGTACGCATTCATACGCAAAAAGCGCTTTCCCACCATCTGCGTGCAAACGGCTCCGTATATCATGTTTTCCATTTTGATGAGAACGGAAACGGGGTGCGCGGCGATACTTATCAGGGGCTACGGGCGGACAGCTGCTGGGCCAGAGGACAGGGCTGGGCGGTTGCGGGCCTGGCTATGCTGGCGGCGGAACTGGATGATGCCGTCTATCTAGCCGCCGCAGAAAAGGTGGCAAACTTTATCATCGACAACCTGCCTTCAGACCATATCCCGCAGTGGGATTATGATGCCGACGCTGATTCTCCCAAAGATGCATCCGCAGGGGCGATTAGCGCGTATGGGCTGCTCAGACTGTATAAGTTGACAGGCAAGGATCGGTATAAGTCGGCGGCGGTTCTGATGCTGCAGGCCCTCAGCCGTGATTGTCTGCTGGAAGAACATGAGGGAATACTGGCCCATTCAACCGCCGATTTGCCGCATGGTTTAGGTATCGATCAGGCCACCGGATACGGCGATTATTATTTTCTGAAAGCGCTGATGGAATTAAAGAACCTGTAG
- a CDS encoding HAD-IIB family hydrolase translates to MTKIKKTLYISDLDGTLLNKEGKLSAYTREAISNFAKNGILFTCATGRTLSSVKMLLGDAKFSCPGVFSDGLLTFDMQTDTIIQASVLPQRLIEQIAEKLNEFNNDGFLYCINGSEYALFYTAKSHALSQHFIKSKAPFLKDNIFKIEHFSALPPEYLPLYFVAYDEYDRLTPLQKSVNTIHDIHCLLNRDLYHAQGDVYFMNILTDSTSKHSAIHHLKQHLGVDEVVAFGDNYNDLPMLASADRCYVPQNAIPEAKKLATQVIPSCDQDSVVKFIEAETQR, encoded by the coding sequence ATGACTAAAATAAAGAAAACCCTTTATATCAGCGATCTTGACGGAACTCTGCTCAACAAAGAAGGAAAACTTTCCGCCTATACCCGTGAAGCCATTAGCAACTTCGCTAAAAATGGCATTCTGTTTACTTGCGCCACCGGCAGAACGTTAAGCTCAGTCAAAATGCTGTTGGGTGATGCTAAGTTTTCCTGCCCGGGCGTATTCAGCGACGGTCTGTTAACCTTTGATATGCAGACCGACACCATTATTCAGGCCTCCGTCCTGCCGCAACGACTTATTGAGCAGATAGCGGAAAAGCTGAATGAGTTCAATAATGACGGCTTCCTGTACTGCATCAACGGTAGCGAATATGCGCTTTTTTATACCGCGAAAAGCCATGCCCTAAGCCAGCATTTTATTAAGAGCAAAGCACCCTTTTTAAAAGACAATATTTTTAAAATTGAGCACTTCTCAGCGCTACCACCAGAATACCTACCGTTGTATTTTGTCGCCTACGATGAGTACGACAGACTGACGCCGCTGCAAAAGTCGGTCAATACCATTCATGATATTCACTGCCTGTTAAATCGTGACCTGTATCACGCGCAGGGCGATGTTTATTTTATGAATATTCTTACCGATTCAACATCTAAGCACTCGGCAATTCACCATCTCAAACAGCATCTGGGCGTTGATGAAGTGGTGGCTTTTGGCGATAACTATAACGATCTGCCGATGCTTGCCAGCGCCGATCGATGCTACGTTCCGCAAAATGCGATTCCGGAAGCCAAAAAGCTAGCAACGCAGGTAATCCCCTCCTGTGACCAGGATTCGGTGGTGAAATTCATCGAAGCGGAAACGCAGAGATAA